The genomic DNA GCACGAATAATTAAAGGCGTAGGTAATAAAAAACCCCAAAAACACATCTGTGTATTTGGGGTTTCATTTGAGCTTTGTTATTTGCCGCTAGCTTTGGCTGATACTTGCAGGCTAAATAATCGTCTCGTCAATCTATTAACGGTTAAGTGGACGTACGCGGAAGCTACGGCCTTTCATTTTACCCGTTTCAAGCTTACGCAATGCTGCGCGTGCTACTTCACTATGTACCGCAACATACGCGCGGTTATCAAACATGTGAATTTTGCCGACTTGAGAACCATTGATACCGTTCTCGCCAGTCAATGCACCAAGAATGTCACCAGGACGTACTTTTTGCTTTTTACCACCATCGATAAGCAGCGTTGTCATTAATGGACGACGTGTTGGCTTGTCTAGCAAATCCATAGACGGCAATTCTTCACCGTGAATTGAGCGATCTAGGTAATCTTCCAATAGCGCAACTTTGTAATGCTCTTTATCGCTAAAGAGTGAACAAGCAATACCTTTGCTTCCCGCTCGGCCTGTACGGCCAACACGGTGAACGTGCACTTCAGTATCACGTGCAATGTGGTAGTTAATTACTGCATCTAACGCATCAATATCAAGCCCACGTGCTGCAACATCCGTTGCCACAAGAATAGACGCACTCTTATTCGCAAAACGTACCAATGTTTGGTCACGATCACGTTGCTCTAAATCGCCATGCAGTGCTACAGAACTAAAGCCGTACATATCTAATGCATCTGCAATTTCTTGCGCTTCACGCTTTGTATTACAGAAAACAACGGTTGATTCAGGTTGATGTTGTTGAAGTAGAAGACGCAATGCAATCATGCGGCTTTCATTGTCATCTACTTTGAAAAAGTGCTGTGTGATACTGCTGTTATCGTGAG from Photobacterium sanguinicancri includes the following:
- the dbpA gene encoding ATP-dependent RNA helicase DbpA, yielding MSQTAFSTLDLNPALLENLSSMGYAEMTPIQAQSLPHMLAGKDVIAQGKTGSGKTAAFGLGLLSNLNVKRFRVQTLVLCPTRELADQVAKEIRKLARAIHNIKVLTLCGGMPFGPQIGSLEHGAHIIVGTPGRVEEHIRKGFLNLEELNTLVFDEADRMMEMGFQSSIDAIVDEAPADRQTLLFSATYPKQIKEIADDIMNKPVMVKVESTHDNSSITQHFFKVDDNESRMIALRLLLQQHQPESTVVFCNTKREAQEIADALDMYGFSSVALHGDLEQRDRDQTLVRFANKSASILVATDVAARGLDIDALDAVINYHIARDTEVHVHRVGRTGRAGSKGIACSLFSDKEHYKVALLEDYLDRSIHGEELPSMDLLDKPTRRPLMTTLLIDGGKKQKVRPGDILGALTGENGINGSQVGKIHMFDNRAYVAVHSEVARAALRKLETGKMKGRSFRVRPLNR